Proteins from a single region of Phycisphaeraceae bacterium D3-23:
- a CDS encoding FAD-dependent oxidoreductase, with protein MKIAIVGTGVSAMTAAYLLNREHDITVFEQAGYIGGHTNTVDVQLGGATFAVDTGFIVFNDWTYPNFCKLIDRLGVAWRGSTMSFSVDCERTGVAYNGGSIAGLFAQKRNAVSPRFLGMLRDILRFNRLARRFADEGDPAMTMRGFLAMNGFGAMFEQQYLIPITAAIWSADPSMLDDFPMRFMAEFLRNHGMLNTWHRPTWRTITGGSRNYMAKLTEPFADRIHLNEPVVAVRRAAGGVVVDTTRMACQRFDHIVLGCHSDHALALLDSDATDDERAALSAIPYQPNEAVLHTDVSVLPERRSCWAAWNYRIPREPGRPVALTYHMNTLQGLETPEPVCVTLNERDRIDPEKILRVIPYEHPVFGPGRATAHRLYDKINHQNGVSFCGAYWGYGFHEDGVVSALRAVEPFGVSL; from the coding sequence ATGAAGATCGCGATCGTCGGCACAGGGGTTTCGGCAATGACCGCTGCCTACCTCCTAAACCGCGAGCATGACATCACGGTGTTCGAGCAGGCCGGGTACATCGGCGGGCATACCAACACGGTCGATGTGCAGCTTGGCGGGGCTACTTTCGCGGTCGATACGGGGTTCATTGTCTTCAACGACTGGACGTACCCGAACTTCTGCAAGCTGATCGATCGGCTGGGCGTTGCCTGGCGCGGCTCGACGATGAGTTTTTCGGTTGATTGTGAGCGCACCGGCGTTGCGTACAACGGCGGATCGATCGCGGGGCTGTTCGCCCAGAAGCGCAACGCCGTGAGCCCGCGGTTTCTTGGGATGCTCCGCGACATTCTGCGTTTCAACCGGCTGGCACGACGCTTTGCGGACGAGGGCGACCCGGCAATGACGATGCGCGGCTTTCTCGCGATGAACGGCTTCGGGGCCATGTTCGAACAGCAATACCTGATCCCCATCACCGCAGCGATCTGGTCGGCCGACCCGTCGATGCTCGACGACTTCCCGATGCGTTTTATGGCCGAATTTTTGCGCAACCACGGCATGCTCAACACCTGGCACCGGCCCACATGGCGGACCATCACCGGCGGGTCACGCAACTACATGGCTAAGCTGACCGAGCCGTTCGCAGACCGTATCCACCTCAACGAGCCCGTGGTTGCCGTGCGGCGCGCAGCGGGGGGCGTCGTTGTCGACACCACACGCATGGCGTGCCAGCGCTTCGACCACATCGTGCTGGGCTGCCACAGCGACCATGCGCTGGCCCTGCTCGACAGCGACGCCACCGACGATGAACGCGCCGCCTTGAGCGCGATCCCGTATCAGCCCAACGAAGCGGTGTTGCATACCGATGTCTCGGTCCTGCCAGAACGCCGGTCGTGCTGGGCAGCGTGGAACTACCGCATCCCGCGTGAGCCCGGCCGGCCCGTTGCGCTGACCTACCACATGAACACCTTGCAGGGTCTGGAAACGCCAGAGCCGGTTTGCGTCACGCTCAATGAGCGCGACCGCATCGACCCGGAAAAGATTCTGCGGGTGATCCCATACGAGCACCCGGTGTTTGGTCCGGGTCGGGCGACCGCGCATCGGCTCTACGACAAGATCAACCATCAAAATGGCGTCTCGTTCTGCGGCGCGTACTGGGGTTACGGGTTCCACGAGGACGGGGTGGTGAGCGCGCTGCGGGCGGTTGAGCCGTTCGGTGTGTCGTTATGA
- a CDS encoding PDZ domain-containing protein, with product MPTLRPKTFSMKIRPLRRSLAAILAVASIPVTALAQDGRPHAGMLQFPDISASHITFVYANDLWVVPRDGGQARLVANPAGSEQMPRFSADGQTIAFVGNYEGDRDLYTIGLDDETPFRVTHHPANEMFSDWTADGGLVFSTWLYPGSHAQAPGMYHVDAEGGMPEAMPVPYGGNGAVSADGEWLAYTPSTREFRTWKRYQGGLAQDIWLFNLETNESVRVTDYAGTDTQPMWHGEKLYYLSDDTASGRLNLFVYDTGSRETERVTDYTDNDVKFPAIGPGTDGGGEIIFQLGSELVVLDLATAETRNVEVTVPGVRSALRERNEDASQLIMDGTVSATGVRAAVEARGDIWTLAAESGPPRNLTDTDGFAERTPAWSPSGKWISYFSDESGEYNLYITQSDGKGETIQLTDIDGGYFFSPQWSPDSKKIMFQDQRGHIYITTLADGDNEASTQLIDTMPDANQGTPANWSHDSNWVTYARPDDRAQVSAIWVCNLETGEKTQITETFFHADSPAFDTKGEFLYYVSYMDFTDPQYDDWGRTFAYSGTGQLVAVPLRGDVASPFLVESDEETWEDEVAEDEDAAEGEDAEGGDEDADDVERHPLHGTWSGVMKGFEVLGLPEDEIAFTLTVFVDEDGNITGTAEMMGESDDAGTMTFDEETNTLTVTDEEDGIKSVMTATLDGDTLTGTWSLPDQGFNGSWEATKTGDDAGDEPAEDDASDEPLVIDFDGIRSRGMMLPVASGQILQLSVNSSNQLIYLRVENGMPSIKLFDMHADDPSEGNVVSGVGGYAMSGDGKKLGVMGPAGLAIINAAKGQSLANAVPTDNMMVRINPRDEWRMVVRDVWRRYRDFFYVENMHGVDWDKVHAHYDAMIDDAVSRQDIDYIIGEMIGEINVGHAYNMGGQSEMEPSIDVGMLGADLELATTDEGTAYRVADILEGAAWDIDARGPLSEPGIDIHEGDFILAVNGRPIDTDKDPWASFLGLAGDVVTLTVSAKPVMDDEAREVTLTLTDAMSEMNLRFRQWVESNRQYIFEKSGGRIAYIYVPDTGVNGQNELFRQFYGQMHMDAMVVDDRFNGGGQIPDRFIELLNRPVTNQWAVRNGRDWQWPPDSAPGPKAMLINGWAGSGGDMFPWLFKEAGLGPLIGTRTWGGLVGIGGMPPLTDGGYVTVPNFGFYELDGTWGIEGYGVAPDIEVVDDPALMLEGDPQMDKAVEVLLEALENGGQFTPADRPADPDRSGIGIPDTDR from the coding sequence ATGCCTACGCTACGCCCCAAGACCTTTAGTATGAAGATTCGTCCGTTGCGCCGCTCACTGGCCGCGATCCTCGCGGTGGCGTCGATCCCCGTAACCGCGCTGGCGCAGGACGGTCGGCCACACGCGGGGATGCTGCAGTTCCCGGACATCAGCGCGTCGCACATCACGTTTGTGTATGCCAACGACCTGTGGGTCGTGCCACGCGACGGCGGGCAGGCGCGGCTGGTCGCGAACCCGGCGGGCTCAGAACAGATGCCGCGCTTCAGCGCGGATGGGCAGACCATCGCGTTTGTCGGCAACTACGAGGGCGACCGCGACCTCTACACCATCGGGCTTGATGACGAGACGCCCTTCCGCGTCACGCACCACCCCGCCAACGAGATGTTCAGCGACTGGACGGCCGACGGCGGCTTGGTGTTCTCGACATGGCTCTACCCGGGCAGCCACGCCCAGGCGCCGGGCATGTACCACGTCGATGCCGAGGGCGGGATGCCCGAGGCGATGCCCGTCCCCTACGGCGGCAACGGCGCGGTGTCGGCGGACGGCGAGTGGCTCGCGTACACGCCCTCGACCCGCGAGTTCCGCACATGGAAACGCTACCAAGGCGGGCTCGCACAGGACATCTGGCTGTTCAACCTGGAGACGAACGAGTCGGTGCGCGTCACGGACTACGCCGGGACGGACACGCAGCCGATGTGGCACGGCGAGAAGCTGTACTACCTGTCGGACGACACCGCGTCGGGCCGGCTCAACCTGTTCGTCTACGACACGGGCTCGCGTGAGACCGAGCGCGTCACGGACTACACCGACAACGACGTCAAGTTCCCCGCGATCGGGCCGGGCACCGACGGCGGAGGCGAGATCATCTTTCAACTCGGTTCCGAACTCGTCGTGCTCGACCTGGCGACCGCCGAAACACGCAACGTCGAAGTCACCGTCCCCGGCGTGCGCAGCGCACTGCGTGAACGCAACGAAGACGCGTCCCAACTCATCATGGACGGCACGGTCTCGGCGACCGGCGTCCGCGCAGCCGTCGAAGCGCGGGGCGACATTTGGACCCTCGCGGCCGAGAGCGGCCCGCCCCGCAACCTGACCGATACCGATGGCTTCGCCGAGCGCACCCCCGCGTGGAGCCCAAGCGGCAAGTGGATCAGCTACTTCTCCGACGAGTCGGGCGAGTACAACCTCTACATCACGCAGTCCGATGGCAAGGGCGAAACAATCCAGCTCACCGACATAGACGGCGGGTACTTCTTCTCGCCCCAGTGGTCGCCCGACTCCAAGAAGATCATGTTCCAGGACCAGCGCGGCCACATCTATATCACAACGCTGGCAGACGGCGACAACGAGGCCTCGACCCAGCTCATCGACACGATGCCCGACGCCAACCAAGGCACCCCCGCGAACTGGTCGCACGACTCGAACTGGGTGACATACGCCCGCCCCGACGACCGCGCCCAGGTCAGCGCGATCTGGGTCTGCAACCTGGAGACGGGCGAAAAGACGCAGATCACCGAGACGTTCTTCCACGCCGACTCGCCGGCGTTCGATACCAAGGGCGAATTCCTGTACTACGTCAGCTACATGGACTTCACCGACCCGCAGTACGACGACTGGGGCCGGACCTTCGCGTACAGCGGGACGGGCCAGCTCGTCGCGGTGCCGCTGCGCGGCGATGTCGCTTCGCCTTTCCTGGTCGAGAGCGATGAGGAGACGTGGGAAGATGAAGTTGCTGAAGACGAAGACGCCGCCGAGGGCGAGGACGCGGAGGGAGGCGACGAAGACGCCGACGACGTGGAACGCCACCCGCTGCACGGGACGTGGTCCGGCGTGATGAAAGGGTTCGAAGTGCTCGGCCTGCCCGAAGACGAGATCGCGTTCACGCTGACGGTTTTCGTCGATGAGGACGGCAACATCACCGGCACGGCCGAGATGATGGGCGAGTCCGACGACGCGGGCACCATGACCTTCGATGAAGAAACCAACACGCTGACCGTGACCGACGAGGAGGACGGCATCAAGTCCGTCATGACCGCGACGCTCGACGGCGACACACTGACGGGCACGTGGTCCCTGCCCGACCAGGGCTTCAACGGCAGCTGGGAAGCGACCAAGACCGGCGACGACGCGGGCGACGAACCTGCCGAGGACGACGCCAGCGACGAGCCGCTCGTCATCGACTTCGACGGCATCCGCAGCCGGGGCATGATGCTCCCGGTGGCGAGTGGGCAGATCCTCCAGCTCTCGGTCAACAGCAGCAACCAGCTCATCTACCTGCGGGTCGAGAACGGCATGCCGTCGATCAAGCTCTTCGACATGCACGCGGACGACCCCAGCGAGGGCAACGTCGTGTCGGGCGTCGGCGGCTACGCGATGAGCGGCGACGGCAAGAAGCTCGGCGTCATGGGACCGGCCGGGCTCGCGATCATCAACGCCGCGAAGGGCCAGTCGTTGGCCAACGCCGTACCGACCGACAACATGATGGTCCGCATCAACCCGCGCGACGAGTGGCGGATGGTCGTCCGCGATGTCTGGCGTCGCTACCGCGACTTCTTCTACGTCGAGAACATGCACGGCGTCGACTGGGACAAGGTCCACGCGCACTACGACGCGATGATCGACGACGCCGTCAGCCGGCAGGACATCGACTACATCATTGGCGAGATGATCGGCGAGATTAACGTCGGCCACGCCTACAACATGGGTGGGCAGTCCGAGATGGAGCCCAGCATCGACGTCGGCATGCTCGGCGCAGACCTCGAACTCGCGACGACCGATGAAGGCACCGCCTACCGAGTCGCCGACATCCTCGAAGGCGCGGCGTGGGACATCGACGCCCGCGGCCCGCTGAGCGAGCCCGGTATCGACATCCACGAAGGCGACTTTATCCTCGCCGTCAACGGCCGACCGATCGACACGGATAAAGACCCGTGGGCGTCGTTCCTCGGCCTGGCGGGTGATGTCGTCACGCTGACCGTCTCGGCCAAGCCCGTCATGGACGACGAGGCGCGCGAAGTCACCCTCACGCTCACCGACGCGATGAGCGAGATGAACCTGCGCTTCCGCCAGTGGGTCGAGTCCAACCGCCAGTACATCTTCGAGAAGTCCGGCGGGCGCATCGCCTACATCTACGTCCCCGACACCGGCGTCAACGGGCAGAACGAATTGTTCCGTCAGTTCTACGGCCAGATGCACATGGACGCGATGGTCGTCGATGACCGTTTCAACGGCGGCGGGCAGATCCCGGACCGCTTCATCGAGCTGCTCAACCGGCCGGTGACCAACCAGTGGGCCGTGCGCAACGGGCGCGACTGGCAGTGGCCGCCGGACTCGGCGCCGGGGCCCAAGGCGATGCTGATCAACGGCTGGGCGGGCTCGGGCGGCGACATGTTCCCTTGGCTCTTCAAGGAAGCCGGGCTCGGGCCACTCATCGGCACACGCACCTGGGGCGGGCTTGTCGGCATCGGCGGGATGCCCCCACTCACCGACGGCGGCTACGTCACCGTCCCCAACTTCGGTTTCTACGAGCTCGACGGCACGTGGGGCATCGAGGGCTACGGCGTCGCGCCCGACATCGAAGTCGTCGACGACCCGGCCCTGATGCTCGAAGGCGACCCGCAGATGGATAAGGCCGTCGAGGTCCTGCTCGAAGCCCTCGAAAACGGCGGCCAGTTCACCCCCGCCGACCGCCCCGCCGACCCCGACCGCAGCGGCATCGGCATCCCCGACACCGACCGCTAA
- a CDS encoding tetratricopeptide repeat protein produces the protein MPDTMLDVRDTATSDKYYQQGLEAEQNGNRVEAIKAYEAAYTADPDNTEVCFRLAYNLDLLGEEDEAIHLYEECCRVERPNLNALVNLAVMYEDQNKYSQAERCIRQVLTTDPNHDRARLYIRDIMASREMLVDDEQEAKSVKQDALLNTPVTDFELSVRTRNALKKMDIRTLGDLLKVTEAELRSFKNFGDASLEEIKAMLAQKHLRLGESVEKSQEEVKQRVYDEIASKTGDSEMLGKSVNELALSVRARKALALLSVATLGDLCMKTEAELMGVKNFGMTSLVEIKEKLVEMGLSLRTLEA, from the coding sequence ATGCCTGACACGATGCTCGACGTCCGCGACACCGCGACCAGTGACAAGTACTACCAGCAAGGCCTCGAAGCCGAGCAAAACGGCAACCGCGTCGAGGCGATCAAGGCCTACGAGGCCGCCTACACCGCCGACCCCGACAACACCGAGGTCTGCTTCCGCCTCGCCTACAACCTCGACCTGTTGGGCGAAGAAGACGAAGCCATCCACCTCTACGAAGAGTGCTGCCGCGTCGAACGGCCCAACCTCAACGCGCTGGTCAACCTCGCCGTCATGTACGAGGACCAGAACAAGTACAGCCAGGCCGAACGCTGCATCCGGCAGGTCCTCACGACCGACCCCAACCACGACCGCGCCCGGCTGTACATCCGCGACATCATGGCCAGCCGCGAGATGCTCGTCGACGACGAGCAGGAAGCCAAGTCCGTCAAGCAGGACGCGCTGCTCAACACGCCCGTCACCGACTTCGAGCTCTCCGTCCGCACCCGCAACGCGCTCAAGAAGATGGATATCCGCACGCTGGGCGACCTGCTCAAGGTCACCGAGGCCGAGCTGCGCAGCTTCAAGAACTTCGGCGACGCGTCGCTCGAAGAGATCAAGGCCATGCTCGCGCAGAAGCACCTCCGTCTGGGCGAGTCGGTCGAGAAGAGCCAGGAAGAAGTCAAGCAGCGCGTCTACGACGAGATCGCCAGCAAGACCGGCGACAGTGAGATGCTCGGCAAGAGCGTCAACGAGCTCGCCCTTTCCGTCCGCGCCCGCAAGGCCCTTGCGCTGCTCAGCGTCGCGACGCTCGGCGACCTGTGCATGAAGACCGAGGCCGAGCTGATGGGCGTCAAGAACTTCGGCATGACCTCGCTGGTCGAGATCAAAGAAAAACTCGTCGAGATGGGGCTCTCGCTGCGGACCCTCGAAGCGTAA
- a CDS encoding PilZ domain-containing protein, with protein MSKIDQRDWKQFLAHLSKRDGGVELAPRGASADDTRKVYKSRLFEVSKDGEIIVERPDQSVLDHAFRVGDTIELLLVVNNQRMLGDCELREVAAKQINRATRVTCFKLGPAKRIRPDQRRSFFRVNTAGADLGTVSLLAHGKDIEDEVRARMVNLGGGGMGVSIRASRDLLREIQGDTKYRCRLEIQSDNEVIDLDTTLVHLSPLDTTGLYLGLRFELPEGKEGKALESRLVQYGAWLQRQQLKRRRA; from the coding sequence TTGAGCAAGATCGACCAACGCGACTGGAAGCAGTTCCTGGCCCACCTGTCCAAACGCGACGGGGGCGTCGAGCTCGCGCCGCGCGGCGCGAGCGCCGACGACACGCGCAAGGTCTACAAGAGCCGGCTGTTCGAGGTCAGCAAGGACGGCGAGATCATCGTCGAGCGCCCCGACCAGTCGGTGCTCGACCACGCGTTCCGCGTCGGCGATACGATCGAGCTGCTACTTGTTGTCAACAATCAGCGCATGCTTGGCGACTGCGAGCTGCGCGAGGTCGCGGCGAAACAGATCAACCGGGCGACGCGCGTCACCTGCTTCAAACTCGGCCCCGCCAAACGCATCCGGCCCGACCAGCGCCGATCGTTCTTCCGCGTGAATACGGCCGGGGCGGACCTGGGTACCGTGAGTCTGCTGGCCCACGGCAAAGATATCGAAGACGAAGTCCGAGCCCGCATGGTCAACCTCGGCGGCGGTGGCATGGGTGTCTCGATCCGCGCCAGCCGCGACTTACTCCGCGAGATTCAGGGTGATACGAAGTACCGCTGCCGGCTGGAGATCCAGTCGGACAACGAAGTCATCGACCTCGACACGACGCTCGTCCATCTCTCGCCGCTCGATACGACCGGGCTGTATCTCGGCCTGCGTTTCGAGCTGCCCGAGGGCAAGGAAGGCAAGGCATTGGAGTCACGGCTGGTGCAGTACGGCGCGTGGCTGCAACGCCAACAGCTCAAGCGCCGAAGGGCGTAG
- a CDS encoding TIM barrel protein — protein sequence MPTPGHGSDLTLAPTLGPLVRASRRPVRAAFSALADLGFRSVQLDAGLPGIRPRELDQRARRDLAAAALRAGLAITGIDLFIPRQHLLEPEHLDRATQALFAALQFAADLGRVPLSVALPIAELSSEVTDALLALADARGVMLAVHAEDQPEALSAWIAESGEGIAGIALDPAPVLASQNDPVQRLQQAGKLLAISRLSDTQRGLGDGSRLPIGAGDLDISGYRISADLAPDRLGPVVLDLRGLTDPAGAAAAGKRAWDNAAVKF from the coding sequence ATGCCTACCCCCGGCCACGGCTCCGACCTCACCCTCGCACCGACCCTCGGCCCGCTGGTACGCGCGAGCAGACGCCCGGTCCGCGCGGCGTTCTCGGCCCTCGCCGACCTCGGGTTCCGCAGCGTCCAGCTCGACGCCGGCCTCCCCGGCATCCGCCCACGCGAGCTCGACCAGCGCGCCAGGCGAGACCTGGCCGCCGCCGCCCTGCGCGCGGGACTCGCGATCACCGGGATCGACCTGTTCATCCCTCGCCAACACTTGCTCGAACCCGAGCACCTGGATCGCGCGACCCAGGCCCTCTTCGCCGCGCTCCAGTTCGCCGCCGACCTCGGCCGCGTACCGCTGAGCGTGGCCTTACCGATCGCCGAGTTATCAAGTGAGGTTACGGATGCGCTGCTCGCACTGGCCGATGCGCGGGGCGTGATGCTTGCGGTGCATGCGGAGGACCAGCCCGAGGCCTTGTCGGCATGGATCGCCGAGTCTGGTGAGGGGATCGCCGGGATCGCGCTCGATCCAGCGCCTGTGCTGGCTTCACAAAACGACCCGGTGCAGCGCCTGCAACAGGCGGGCAAGCTGCTCGCGATCTCGCGTCTCAGCGACACCCAGCGCGGCCTTGGCGACGGCTCGCGGCTGCCCATCGGCGCGGGCGACCTCGACATCTCGGGCTACCGCATCAGCGCCGACCTCGCGCCCGACCGCCTCGGCCCGGTCGTCCTCGACCTGCGCGGGCTGACCGACCCGGCAGGCGCTGCGGCCGCCGGCAAACGCGCATGGGACAACGCCGCGGTGAAGTTTTAG